One Festucalex cinctus isolate MCC-2025b chromosome 1, RoL_Fcin_1.0, whole genome shotgun sequence genomic region harbors:
- the tmem238l gene encoding transmembrane protein 238 like: MDVRSFVGTCLPLLFIGLALDVVGLTLLLVGVFANVRAADGQFYGDFFIFTGALLIFISLGFWVMWYAGNVRVTPGDVRADGLAARIVRKLSERLSRKMTKAAVGASTVDDARAHDDQSAEDSRPRRASRVTWGKATAYNNKETLPHNYNYRGYRQENYANGYNNQGYDHEIDKREKYNKGGNSDQHNHENYNDEKYNHDNYKEEGYNNKCYDEVMDCDGKDEGEQL, from the coding sequence ATGGACGTGAGGAGTTTCGTGGGCACATGTTTGCCGCTCTTGTTCATCGGTTTGGCGCTGGACGTCGTCGGCCTGACGCTGCTGCTGGTCGGCGTGTTCGCGAACGTGCGCGCGGCCGACGGCCAATTCTATGGCGACTTCTTCATCTTCACGGGCGCgctcctcatcttcatcagtctggGCTTTTGGGTCATGTGGTACGCGGGCAACGTGCGCGTCACGCCGGGCGACGTCCGCGCGGACGGCCTGGCCGCGCGCATCGTGCGCAAGTTGTCCGAGAGGCTCAGCCGAAAGATGACAAAGGCGGCGGTCGGCGCGAGCACGGTCGatgacgcgcgcgcgcacgacGACCAGTCGGCGGAAGACTCGAGGCCTCGCCGGGCCAGCAGGGTCACGTGGGGGAAGGCCACCGCCTACAACAACAAGGAAACGCTGCCACACAACTACAACTATCGAGGATACCGCCAGGAAAACTATGCTAATGGATACAATAATCAAGGGTACGACCATGAAATCGACAAGAgggaaaaatacaacaaaggAGGGAATAGTGACCAACACAACCATGAAAACTACAATGATGAAAAGTACAACCATGACAATTACAAAGAGGAAGGATATAACAATAAATGCTATGACGAAGTCATGGACTGTGACGGCAAAGATGAAGGTGAACAACTTTGA
- the pirt gene encoding phosphoinositide-interacting protein: protein MAGSPENIAMGERTLSRSRDQLTPPSRTESTVFSLSRSESLWTAETPPGRCEVYWFPIHFMSTGGGFLACGVIISGLYFAGHSRKVSNILGPALLSIGLMVFVVGVVLIPITRENRRRALKKPLAFHRHPAFNV from the coding sequence ATGGCGGGCAGCCCCGAGAACATCGCCATGGGCGAGCGCACGCTTTCGCGGTCGCGCGACCAGCTGACGCCGCCAAGCCGCACGGAGAGTACGGTGTTCAGCCTCTCCCGCAGCGAGTCGCTGTGGACGGCCGAGACGCCGCCGGGCCGCTGCGAGGTCTACTGGTTCCCCATCCACTTCATGTCGACGGGCGGCGGCTTCTTGGCGTGCGGCGTCATCATCAGCGGCCTCTACTTCGCCGGCCACAGCCGCAAGGTCAGCAACATACTGGGCCCCGCCCTGCTCTCCATCGGCCTCATGGTCTTCGTGGTGGGCGTAGTCCTCATCCCCATCACCAGGGAGAACAGGCGGCGAGCCCTGAAGAAGCCACTCGCCTTCCACCGCCATCCTGCCTTCAACGTATGA